Proteins found in one Zea mays cultivar B73 chromosome 1, Zm-B73-REFERENCE-NAM-5.0, whole genome shotgun sequence genomic segment:
- the LOC100502213 gene encoding uncharacterized protein isoform X1, translating into MTGSKPAPAASQNPSAVPHRRPPPPPPPPPPPPVTAVARVREEGELSSGADDDETLQTQLGAASILGKFVEAGSQVPSASLLGKGSNTLIVSNALNHKASAPSYKKIMRVNQGQFKPGTNRNLSWQKPVSSDNLLITFSDDDSGADSGKTGRDKVRKASSQGTQRTGNSMQTRIMREEVSQQKNLGSKVGPAHLPAFPFTHRNVGAGRASGNTFFRKELPVRQVNPLKSKQKVQNGVGVHSEDHRLEILRHKIAAKENELKGQKRPLSAVATKNADFSSNQPRLPSEKIRLEASSIGEYSRFNSLSEHSGGPNKRLKLNQQYNQFCSDLTPLAPIGSISGKTNVQSSEVTNRSENGITMNLNVNETDTTDTTELADQIQQGGATKSLRHHKDSGGAENHVMLESHDGLAAQPPFTDTQTIPEDTSALAPVTSAQARQQVLAVGTSPVLDGTPQLQPGKENDECLNSSGQIGVETQNTILFSLLEMEELQDKELEDAQEHRQKCEAEEREALRAYRKAQRALLEANERCAILRRKREICSSQVHGLIAENSSLVQSLSIRNPEDGLAMPSLLNSQIHAVSQIPENQGGRHRLCPEEPSQQQIDKHEDEARPHYCDKLAASTADPSSVSAVNADSILSDYMEDDLLFPTRQARSECALDVENQMEETIHVYAEENRQVSGDGGEDYELLEASLRSRLVERFGKKSCLNGTIDEGTEGLAVGKVAAEHGKQSAYVGHQLQEAEQNIMTTTLEGTMELENDGAEKTVGLSNSCSGPSMGNCDPEDNISSLKELCMPLVMDSLIFPSSAPLNAARQIKRAFPGICKELSDYKNDHLTSDAVSEVTGSVQDMIHDLVGENMKMLPTTQNDNNMVHSVIDPFWPFCMFELRGKCNDEECQWQHFEHHDWRKLELTKHSMISVSGQIPYGLSQYILPVPVYRVGSNLIKADLNLTQSVLASSLWQYWQRGFCASFPLPLSVQRVLPSDAPFFQAGDGRIADFDRNRQLLKFRMLDSRKIVQGSVDIEFFLEAALDLYCGKVNKPDRIKALSFLARSIEADPSTVILWVFYLHIYYQKDEGLGKDDMFSDAVQHNVYSYELWLMYINSRLRVDDRLDAYNDALSMLCQMTAETDKDLQERSAFILDIFLQMIYFLCMSGNIDKAVSRIIGILPTAMPDNSGDKLLADVISCLTMSDRCIFWISCLYVLIYRNLPEEIIDQLEFQKALPRALIWPSIDPSVDNRDKITDLLNFAACKMAEDISECVKNGDPSYLMLSQFLAVNHISCLAAIGGLKSSVDMLVTYMKEYPMCPQILLISARLDRKHGTCPGLKSFDELILNWPKEAQGIQYMWNQYVEHALATDAELAEKVLTCWFEEHGKDCDIQSNAAICIELSSEEPGTSSLVSPQAVGSGPSISEDLVFRLLNLSLYKILENNLQEAQMAASKALKLAHGEWYEHCIREHAAIHALELEKSSSSTDAQTRATFSLIIGYLADHCNLPTRELLSRRFCQNIKKHRLRQLIDDTIGSVPADSSLINSVLEVCFGPSLLPKSISDVKYLVDFVETVMEALPANYRLGLAVGGFVAKHFTGYGAASTGTRFWASSVLINAIFRAVPVAPESVWLEGAGLLEKLHATEILKRFYQQAASVYPFSFKLWHAHLNYCKASGSNTESILESARQRGIELNLTPT; encoded by the exons ATGACGGGCTCGAAACCCGCGCCCGCCGCCTCGCAGAACCCTAGCGCGGTCCCGcatcgtcgtcctcctcctcctcctcctcctcctcctccgccgccggtGACAGCGGTTGCGAGGGTGCGCGAAGAAGGCGAGCTCTCCTCCGGCGCCGACGACGACGAG ACTCTGCAAACTCAGCTAGGTGCCGCATccattcttgggaagtttgtggagGCTGGATCTCAAGTGCCATCGGCAAGTCTCCTCGGTAAAG GCAGTAACACCTTGATTGTCTCAAATGCTCTGAATCATAAAGCGTCTGCTCCAAGTTACAAGAAGATCATGAGGGTGAATCAGGGGCAATTCAAACCTGGCACTAACCGGAATCTTTCATGGCAGAAGCCTGTGTCAAGTGATAACCTTCTGATAACTTTCTCAGATGATGATAGTGGGGCAGACTCTGGGAAGACAGGGCGAGATAAAGTTAGGAAGGCTAGCTCTCAAGGTACACAGAGAACAGGGAACAGTATGCAAACTAGGATCATGAGAGAGGAAGTATCTCAGCAGAAAAACCTTGGTTCAAAAGTAGGTCCTGCACACTTGCCTGCTTTTCCATTCACACATAGAAATGTTGGGGCCGGCAGGGCATCAGGTAATACCTTTTTCAGGAAAGAGCTGCCTGTCCGCCAAGTTAATCCTCTAAAGTCTAAACAGAAAGTTCAAAATGGGGTAGGAGTACATTCTGAAGATCATAGGTTAGAAATCTTGCGCCATAAGATAGCTGCTAAAGAAAATGAACTAAAAGGTCAAAAAAGACCTTTGTCCGCTGTTGCTACAAAGAATGCAGATTTTTCTTCCAATCAGCCAAGGCTGCCATCTGAAAAGATAAGGCTTGAAGCTTCCAGCATTGGTGAATATTCACGCTTTAATAGTCTGTCTGAACATAGTGGAGGACCAAATAAAAGGTTGAAGCTCAATCAGCAGTACAACCAATTTTGTAGTGACCTGACACCATTGGCACCTATTGGTTCTATATCAGGAAAAACCAATGTGCAATCTTCAGAAGTGACAAATCGGTCTGAAAATGGAATTACTATGAACCTTAATGTTAATGAAACAGATACAACAGACACAACAGAACTTGCAGATCAAATACAACAAGGTGGGGCAACTAAGAGCCTACGTCACCACAAAGATTCAGGAGGTGCTGAGAACCATGTTATGCTTGAGTCACATGATGGGCTTGCAGCACAACCACCATTTACTGACACACAAACTATACCAGAAGATACAAGTGCGTTGGCCCCTGTGACGTCAGCCCAAGCTAGGCAACAGGTACTGGCTGTTGGTACTTCACCTGTGTTAGACGGAACACCACAATTGCAACCTGGAAAGGAG AATGACGAATGTTTGAACAGCAGTGGCCAGATAGGCGTAGAGACACAGAACACAATATTGTTCTCTCTACTTGAGATGGAAGAATTACAAGACAAGGAATTGGAGGATGCTCAGGAGCATAGACAAAAATGTGAAGCTGAAGAAAGAGAAGCTCTTAGAGCTTATCGCAAAGCACAAAGAGCTTTACTTGAGGCAAATGAAAGATGTGCAATTCTTCGTAGAAAAAGGGAGATTTGCTCTTCACAAGTCCATGGTTTAATTGCAGAGAATTCTTCTTTGGTGCAGTCTTTGAGTATTCGGAATCCTGAAGATGGCCTTGCAATGCCATCACTGCTCAATTCTCAGATTCATGCAGTTAGTCAGATTCCTGAAAATCAGGGTGGTagacacaggctgtgtcctgaagAACCTTCTCAGCAGCAAATTGATAAGCATGAAGATGAAGCACGTCCACACTATTGTGATAAGCTTGCTGCCAGCACAGCTGATCCCAGCTCTGTGAGTGCTGTCAATGCTGACAGCATCCTTTCAGATTATATGGAGGATGATCTTCTGTTCCCGACTAGACAGGCAAGATCAGAATGTGCTCTGGATGTTGAGAATCAAATGGAAGAAACTATACATGTATATGCAGAGGAAAACAGACAAGTTTCTGGTGACGGTGGTGAGGATTATGAACTTTTAGAAGCTTCTTTGAGGTCTAGATTGGTGGAAAGGTTTGGGAAGAAATCATGTTTGAATGGCACCATTGATGAAGGTACTGAAGGACTTGCTGTTGGGAAAGTAGCTGCAGAACATGGCAAGCAGTCTGCATATGTTGGACATCAGTTACAGGAAGCAGAGCAGAATATTATGACAACTACTCTTGAAG GTACAATGGAGCTGGAAAATGATGGTGCTGAAAAAACTGTTGGCCTCTCTAATTCTTGTAGTGGTCCTTCAATGGGCAACTGTGATCCTGAGGACAACATTTCCTCTCTCAAAGAGTTATGCATGCCATTGGTTATGGACAGTCTTATTTTTCCTTCTTCAGCTCCACTAAATGCTGCTAGACAAATCAAGCGGGCATTTCCTGGGATTTGCAAGGAGCTTTCAGATTACAAAAATGACCATCTGACCAGTGATGCAGTGTCTGAAGTTACAGGAAGTGTACAAGATATGATACACGACCTTGTTGGAGAAAATATGAAGATGCTCCCAACTACCCAAAATGATAATAATATGGTGCACAGTGTGATTGATCCCTTCTGGCCCTTTTGCATGTTTGAGCTTCGAGGAAAATGCAATGACGAAGAGTGCCAGTGGCAGCATTTTGAGCATCATGATTGGAGAAAGCTAGAGCTTACAAAACACTCTATGATCTCTGTTTCAG GCCAGATCCCTTATGGTTTGTCTCAGTATATTCTTCCAGTGCCAGTGTATCGTGTTGGTTCAAATCTTATTAAAGCTGATCTGAACTTGACACAGTCAGTGTTGGCTAGCAGTTTATGGCAATATTGGCAAAGGGGGTTTTGTGCTTCTTTTCCTTTACCTTTATCTGTTCAAAGAGTTCTTCCATCAGAtgcaccattctttcaggctggTGATGGCCGGATTGCTGATTTTGATAGGAACAGACAACTACTAAAATTTCGAATGCTGGATAGCAGGAAG ATTGTACAGGGTTCTGTTGATATTGAATTCTTCTTGGAGGCAGCCCTTGATTTATATTGTGGAAAAGTAAACAAGCCTGACAGAATCAAG GCTCTTTCATTTCTGGCGCGGTCCATTGAGGCTGATCCAAGTACAGTTATCCTGTGGGTGTTTTATCTCCATATTTACTAtcaaaaggatgaaggacttggaAAAGATGACATGTTTTCTGATGCG GTGCAACACAATGTTTATTCTTATGAATTATGGCTTATGTATATAAATAGTAGGTTACGCGTTGATGATCGATTGGATGCTTATAACGATGCTTTGAGCATGCTCTGCCAAATGACAGCTGAGACTGACAAGGATCTACAAGAAAGAAGTGCTTTCATACTAGACATTTTCTTACAGATGATTTACTTCCTGTGCATGTCTGGAAATATAGACAAGGCAGTTTCTAGGATTATTGGAATTCTTCCAACTGCAATGCCTGATAATTCTGGTGACAAGTTGCTTGCTGATGTCATTTCTTGCTTGACCATGTCCGACAGATGCATATTTTGGATTTCGTGCCTATATGTCTTAATTTACAGGAACCTTCCAGAGGAAATTATTGATCAGCTGGAGTTTCAGAAAGCTTTACCTCGTGCTTTAATATGGCCTTCTATTGATCCCAGTGTAGACAACAGAGATAAGATTACAGATCTTCTAAATTTTGCTGCTtgtaagatggctgaagatattagtgAGTGTGTTAAAAACGGGGATCCATCTTACCTGATGTTATCACAATTCCTCGCTGTTAACCACATTAGTTGTCTAGCGGCCATTGGAGGCTTAAAATCTTCTGTTGATATGCTGGTGACCTACATGAAGGAGTACCCAATGTGTCCTCAGATTCTTCTGATCTCAGCTCGGTTAGACAGAAAGCATGGTACATGTCCAGGTCTGAAAAGCTTTGATGAGTTGATCTTGAATTGGCCTAAAGAGGCACAAGGAATTCAATATATGTGGAATCAATATGTTGAACATGCTCTGGCCACTGATGCCGAGTTAGCTGAGAAGGTACTGACTTGCTGGTTTGAAGAACATGGAAAGGACTGTGATATCCAAAGCAATGCTGCTATTTGTATAGAACTGAGCAGTGAAGAACCTGGAACATCATCACTTGTTTCACCTCAGGCAGTTGGTTCTGGTCCATCTATATCAGAAGATCTCGTCTTTCGGTTACTAAACCTCTCACTGTATAAGATACTGGAGAACAACCTACAGGAAGCACAAATGGCTGCGAGTAAAGCATTGAAATTGGCTCATGGGGAGTGGTACGAGCACTGTATAAGAGAACATGCTGCAATTCATGCACTGGAGCTGGAGAAATCATCATCTTCGACAGATGCTCAAACTCGGGCTACATTCAGTTTAATCATTGGCTACCTTGCTGATCATTGCAACTTGCCCACGAGGGAGCTGCTGTCACGAAGGTTTTGCCAGAATATTAAGAAGCATAGGCTTAGGCAGCTTATAGATGATACTATTGGTTCTGTTCCTGCAGATTCTTCTCTGATAAACTCTGTCCTTGAAGTGTGCTTTGGCCCATCCCTCCTTCCAAAAAGCATTAGCGATGTGAAGTACCTGGTTGATTTTGTTGAAACAGTCATGGAGGCTCTTCCTGCAAACTATCGCCTGGGCTTGGCTGTTGGTGGATTCGTAGCTAAGCACTTCACAGGTTATGGCGCAGCCTCCACTGGGACCAGGTTCTGGGCAAGCTCTGTTCTGATCAATGCCATCTTTCGAGCTGTACCTGTCGCACCGGAATCAGTATGGCTAGAAGGTGCAGGCCTCCTGGAGAAACTGCATGCCACAGAGATTTTGAAGAGGTTCTATCAGCAGGCGGCATCGGTCTATCCCTTCTCCTTCAAGCTGTGGCACGCCCATCTGAATTACTGCAAAGCCAGTGGGAGCAACACTGAGAGCATCCTGGAGAGTGCGAGGCAGCGTGGCATCGAGCTGAATCTGACACCAACATAG